The Lolium rigidum isolate FL_2022 chromosome 2, APGP_CSIRO_Lrig_0.1, whole genome shotgun sequence genomic interval GATATACTAACGAATATACCACCTGTAGTTCTCTAGTTCGTTTAAGCCGCAAGCTTACAAAACAGTCGCTAAACCAAGTCTCCCTTTCTTCTTATTTATTGTGTGCCTAGGATAATAGGAATCATACCTTTGCTGTCAGTGTCCAGAACAATATTGGATGTGTGTTGACTGGTAGCTGCGGATAAGAGTAATCGATTAGCCCCACTGAAGCCTGTCTCCGGGTTTTAGGTATCCACAGCCACATATACTCCGCAGCTTGTACCTTTAAGCAAGCGGATAAGCTAATTGTAGAGGCAAGTCCCATTCCCACGGTCATATGATATTCTCCTTTTGTCTTCTCCATATATTTCAAAATTAAACAACTTTACTGAACATGTTTCACTTTGCAAAAGCTTAACGTGCTCGGTGATGTTGATGTTGCATTAGTGCGTCCGTCTTACATGCAGAAGGTATGTTAGGGATTGCCACGCATCCTTCAAAAGAAAACTTGTCATCGATAAATCTTGTATTTTGCGGATCAAAATATGGAAGAAAATGCATATCAATGCCGTTGAGAATATAAGAATCCAAGGAAAATTTTAACCAAGAAACACGAGCACTGATTTGTGGCACCCGAGCTCCAGTGAGGTCGGTACTTAAAAGGTTTGAAAATGGTCTTTTGGAGGAAATTCCAAAAAGCAATATATACATGGATACATACAATGCTGTCTATGCATTTGcaagattttgcaaaaaaaataggTTGTATTTTAGGTTACACAAGAAGATGAGTTGGTGGTTGTAAGAAAGATGATAATATGCTTGGTCAAAATTTGTATCCTACCTAATTGATGCTAATTATATGTACTTTCGTAAAAAAATAGAAATATATAGACTAAAAATTCCCGTGTTtggatttcctttttcttttatttaaaatgaattatgGCAAGTCACGACAAACGGGCATGGGTTCACGGTAGGGTTGCAGGCGGCGCCTGCATAATGTTCCGCAAAGCCAGAATTGCTATGGCAAAAGGTGTCACCGAATTTAAGAAGAGTTAAAGAAGGATTAGCGCATACTATGCTTTCGGCACCCTAGTCTATGGCACCCAAGCTCTAGTGAGCTTGGCATTTTTTTGGGAAATTtcaccaatctattaataatcataaaTAATAGTGCAAATAGTAATAAAAATTATATATAGGTACTTAGACTACCTAGACATGCGAAAAGTCGTCATGCTAAGGCCTCAAAAGACAATTGCACAAGagtagcaaccatcgccaataatGACAACGTAGATCAGAAGAGACTGACATAAAACCACACCAACGAATAGGAAAACCGACCGTACCCCAAGAGATCCACGGGACATACAACTTCACACCCCATCTTGAAAAAGACACTGAAAAACAATCTAAAAAGAAACGAAAAGTCCCGCCGGTGAGGGGCCGTGGTCCGCCACCCttccccaaggccccaagggcaCCGGAGGCGGAGCGAACGGACGGCATCGCCACCGAGGAGAATGGAACCGTAGATGTGTTCTAGATGCCGCCTCTCCTGGTCGCCGCTTCCGCTCACGCTGGCTCATGTACCCAAGTTCGGTTTCTTCGGcattttaaaattttgagaaTGATGTTTTTTGAGTTTTGaaaaattctgattttttttttacgtGGATGCAATTACTCTGCGATTGTAGAAGTTAGGAAAAGAGAGTAGAGAGCAGAGCAGAGCGGACGTTAGGCACAGTAGCTTTCATGAAACAAAGTACAGACAAAATGGAGATGCCACGGCTTTCAGCCTTCCAGGTCACCCGAAACGGACAAGTCCTACTGGCTAGTGTACCAGTCGCCGTAAACGCAGGGCAAGTGGACTAGGAAAAGCCGTGTGGCGCGGGTAGGAATTCAAGTGTGTGGACCTTCCTCAAGCTCCCTTGCCGAAGCGACCAAGCACAGCCGCGCAGGCAAGCAGCCAGGCACAGTCAGCCCAGCAACTCACACACGGGCACACGGCCTCCAACGCTGCACGCAGGGAGACAATGTGGAGGCCTTATCCACTCCCCACCCCGCCGCGTCCCTCTCCCACAAAAGGTAATCAAAGGAATAGAGCAAAAGGAAGGCAGGAGATAATGCCGAATCTACGGACGGTACTGCCAGCTAccagcatttactttacttgcgcTTTTATCCCCTCCGCCCGCTCGCCCCCTTATTTCTAGCCGCGCTCCTCCTCCCTTCTTATCTTCCTCCTCCCAGTGACtcacccctcctcctccccctttATAGCTCGCTTCCCTCGGCGACGGCAACAGAACACAACCACAATCACAATTCACAACCACAATCTTACGTTGATCGATTACCTGCTTTCGTTCCTCACATCTCATCCGATCGGCATGGCGACTCAGATGGACGCGTACCTTCTGCTCGGCCGAGCGGCGTGGATGGCGCCCAAGATCGCCTACCACGACGAGCAGGACGACGACGACATCGGCtccgcctccgactccgactccgaggccacgtcctcctcctccgacctcGCCGACGACGcgacctcctcctcgtcttcctcctccgccgacgACCTCTTCGAGATGTCCGCCCTCATGACCCAGCTCCCGATCAAGTacgcagctcctcctcctcccccatgTGTTCACGTTCTTGATCCTTAAGCAGAGAGCTGGGCTAACGCTGCTTTATTTCGTGCTGTGCTTCTGCAGGAGAGGATTGTCCAGGTTCTTCGACGGCAAGTCGCAGTCCTTCGCGTCGCTCGCCGCGGTGGGCTCCCTCGAGGACCTGGCCAAGCCGGCCAGGAAGCGCCTCAACCCGTCGAGGAGCTGCGGGGGCGGCCTCGCCGCGCGCCGGGACCGGGTCCTCTCGCCGCGCCGGCACTGCCCCAAGGCCGCCAGGAAGGCGGCTGCCAGGGCCGCGCTCTcggtgctcggcggcggcggatcgcCCAGGAGGGTGATCGTCGGCAACGTTCTGCTTGTTAGTTAGGTGCTCGGCTCACGCGGCAATGCCAACGGCTGTTGGTTCTTCTTTTCCACTGTGTTCCGAGTTCTTTGTGGCAGAAGAGACTGTACTAGAAATCAACGGCAGAATTTGGATGGTTACTTCAGTGGAAATACCATGCAACTTCAGCCTATGAATTCCCAACTCTCAATGTGAATATTTATAAACCCATTTGACGAATTCGTCATAGTGGACATGGGGCTACTCCATTCCAATGAAAAAGTAGGATGCTTTGCTACTTTTTTTTAATCCGGACGAACGAAAACGGTCTCACGTCAACTTCTCATTCTCGTCCGGATTTAGGCCTAAATCCGTCCGGACTCCCCAGGCTATCCGGAGGCTCCGAATGGAGAAAATTCCACGCTCTGGTTCGCGGAGAAGGCTGGAAAATCGTTGCTACCCATGCCAAAAATAGGTCCAATCCGGACCAATTTTCATCCGGATTGTGCCCCAGGCAcctccaacggctggagatgctctaacttggAACTCACATGCAGGTTTGGATGAAAACATTGGTGTTCCATCCACTTACTCCCACTGTTATCATCAGGAAACAGTAAATGCACATGGACACCAGTCAACGCACACGAACAACTAAAACTTGATCAGCATATAAAGGAAACCATTCGAACTTGACTAGAACCAGTGCGTAACAAAGTTAACAGTGTGACCATTCTGACTAGCCAAAACATTTCAGCATCCTTCCAACCATGGCAACATAATTTGACAACTATTCCTGGCTATATGAAACTAACATCTCCGAATACAATACAGAATTGAGTGGGTGAATTTCATTTGCTTTGAACAATTGCAGAATAATGAGATTGTTTCGCAAGAGCTCACAGCAATAACAGGTCATGGTCCTTGTCCTCCCAACGATTGTGAATGGAAAGTGCCTTCTCCCCAGTACATCATAGTGCCAAAAAACAAAGATTCCTGGACCCCAATGAGATAGCAGTGTCAACAGTTCCAAACTTTACTTAAACAGTTTCGGTCCAAAACAAAATTTCCTTCACGTATGGACTGTTCAGCTAGCAAGGATCTGCGAGGCATCACACAATGTTCAGACAGCATGGTATTCAGTGAACAGGCTCAGCTTCTGAACCAACACAGCAGGTGAACCAAATATCGGTTTTCTTCCTTCACTGATCCAGTTCTTCTCCAGACTCGAAGATTTTGCATTTGCCCGCATATCATCCAGGAAGGCTGAAACTATCTGATAGATTGAAGTCCGGAAAACATCAGCCATCAGATAAGCTTTAGTGTGCAGACCGCCTCTCTGTGTGCTTGCAATGGCAGTTACGTTGCCCTTTTTTGCTGTGGAGAAGTTGCCCCACCTAATGCTTGCTGGACCCAGTGAGTGCACAGGTTGTGGGTTGGTTTTCTTTCCTAAACATGCTTCGACCGCAACCAGCGCAGACAGCAACGTAGACATCACAGCAGCATTGCAGCCAGTGAGTTGAGCAACACCGTACCGATCCTCTCGCCGTGAGCGTGCAGTCAATGTGGCCAATGTCCGAGCACACCATGAGCATATCTGCATTCATAGGTCACACAAAACAATCCATCATTAGGCACAACCGAATGAAGTAACATTTGGATTATGTGAAATGGAAATGATACACAACCAAGCACATAACACATTTCATGGCCTTCAGCCTTAAACAATCTAATGGCAAGGCTATTAAAGCTAAGGAATGTATTTGACTGAACTTTGTTCTGAAACACGCCTACTGAACATAAGTAAAGTTTCTGAATGCTACTAAACCACAAGAATCTGTCCTGATGTTAAGCTACATTTATCGCAAAATCCAAATGGAAGTAAGCTACATCTTCAAAAGGTTAACTCATTATGTATGTTTCTTATAAGTAGGCATAACAATATatgcatggttttaaaggcgtcgccTAGGCGTCGCCTAAGCGACGCTTAAGCGTCCGGGCGTTCCAGGAGGGCAAGGCGTCGGCGTCGCCTTTGTTTTCTGCCCAAGGCGTCCAAAGGCGTCTCCAAGGCGTCCAAAGGCGTCGCCTAGGCGTGAAATCGCCGCCTTGCAAGAATCTGGACGCCTTTGTTCTGTGCGCGGGAAACTTTGGGCTGGCAGGAGGGGAAAACAGAAATGGCGGGCTGGGAGGGAAATTGAGGGCCATCCATAGGggaaagagagggaagagagagagggggagctcCTCTCACGCGACCTCCCCAACTCTGGCCAGATCTGCTGCTGGTCCTTCATCTGCCGGCCTCCCCAGCTCCGGCCAAGCTTCTGGCCAAGCTTCTGGCGACTCCTCCCACTGGTACATccctctcccggaggggaaacaaCGTACAGCTTCCATGACAGCTTCTCTTGGTGGTGTCTGGTGTGTGTATGTGATGCACTTCTTCTTGCCTGCTTTGCCTCTGCTTGCCTCTGCTCATCCTACCTAGCTGATGCTTTGCTTCCAGCAAGGCAGCCTCAAAGGCGTCGCCTTGCAATGCGCCTTGAGCGCCTAGGCGTTGAGGCGCCCCCCCATCGCCTTGGGACGCCTtggcgcctttaaaaccatgaatATATGTAATGGACcctatatactacctccatccaaagcttaaggctaatattatttttagaaagtcaaactatgtcaagtttgactaagcttttaccaaaaatcattaacatgcaaagtacaaaattaatatcattaaatagataataaaatatattttcgtatggtatctacaaaatattatatttgtcgaTAGGTTGTTCTGaaggtttggtcaaactttacttggtttgacttttcaaaaaaaaaaatataagccttaagctttaggatggaggtagtatataaaATAAATTCGAACTGCTGTTGAACTGAACATCATGGCTCACGGTTTCTGGCTTCCAGATATAGCGTGTGTTTGGTTGATGGCTTCCTAGGGATTGGATGGGACCATCCACACTTTGAGGATGGGAATCTTGGATGGTCCAATTTTCATCGTTTGTTTGGTTCGGAAGGACCAGGACGCGATTAGGACGAGCTGAAATCAGCTTAGATGGTTAATAACATGGCTAAGAAATATGTTAGAGTAATTAACAGCAATTAGCAGCGTTCTCTCCGCCGTGGAGGCACAGGCAGGCCCCAGATTCTCAGCACCGGCCAACAACGAGCATCCAGCGGGCCTCAATCGACTGGGAAGGTGAGGGCAAGGACATGCATTGGGAGCGGCAACCGTCTTCGCCGGTCTGGGTGCCTGCCAATCTTGAACAGGGTGCCCGTGGCGCCAAGGCGAGCAACCGCGATCTTGGGGCGATTTCCTATTCCCGGCCATCGGCGTCTCCCTGGTCTCGGTCGGCCGCGGCTCTTCTAAAATCGGCCGGCGGCCACAGAGGTTGAGGTGGGCAGGAGAGCTTGAGGCGGCGGCTCGGCGAGCGGCGATCCGGCGAGCGCtggtccggcgagcggcggcctgGCAAGTGGAGGTCAGACTTACGGGGTGGTTGCACGTCACGTCGACGAGGCGAGCGGCGCCCTGGCAAGTGGCGGCGGTGGTGTGCTCGGATGGGTGTTCATGGTTAGAGCCAGCGACAGAGATTAGGAAGTGGTCCATGAATTAGAAAAACATGGATGACGAGGTCCGGCCAATTTTGAGGGATCAGTTGATTCAACATCTTTAAGGTATATTCTATTAGGTGGATGGTACCATCCCTCCTAATTTACAACCAAACAGATGTAAAATTAGGATCATCCCATCCTATCCCTCCTTTGGTCTGGAACCAAACGCTACCATACTCTAACAAATCACTGTGAACACCAGCTCAGCTAAGCAGCCCTCATTCCTGGCATATGGTGCTTGTAGTAGGTAACAGGAATTAGAATTATAACTTATATGAGCAAAATGTAGGAATAAAAAGCAAACATATTCACTTATAAGCTATATTGATATTGGCCGATCATTTTTCATTTACAATACAGGTCGACAATAGTCATGTCATAATTCTCTCCTAGATGAACAGATTTTTTCTGGTACAATGCTATCCGCTGGTTCTGAGGTACTATTTAACAGCCCTTGCATGATCCAGACCACATGTCATCTATATACGAGTGAATGACCAATTTGGTCATACAGTCACGCTAGGACATCTCCACATGTACCATATTCCACAAATCACACTAACTTCCCCATAACTGCAGAAAGCATGCCCACAGCTAATATCCATAATCATAACAGGCGACCCATATGCATACCTATTATCTCACTGGAATCTCGCACTATGAATTTATTAGAGTTAACAATCCTAATAATCCAATTACTGTATACTAGAAGAATGCATTTGGTCCACATATACCAGCTGTCAATAATAACCATCAGTTCTAAAACGCCTTGACACTTGAGCACTCCACATTAAGCTATCAAACCTTCATGAAGGAGATTAAATGTGCATAATTGCATATTCATACTCCATAATCTACGAACATAATCTAATCAGTAATGAATGCTAGTGCAGAATCTTcctgatcatgtgatcctttatgcaGATATTGAGTTCATTATGTATATCTGTGACTAACCAATCAGTATACATGTATGCTTGATTTATACCAACTCAACATCTTCAAAGCATGGCCTATTCTTATTCAACTCTAAATATTTTATCATGGATGCCAAGCAAAAAATGCAGGCACAAACATAACAGTAGGTACAAACTATTTGCTGGATGATGGTCCTCAATGAAAGAAGGTTTCATTAACTACACGAAAAGAAAAAGACAATACTGACAACTGGAAAAAGACAGAACAACCTAGTACAAGTTAAGAAGTGCAGAAAAATGATTGTCGAATTACCTGTGCATCACTAAATGCACCATAGAGCTTAGATTGTTGTGACAATAGTTCTGGCTTATCGCTAGAAAACCCTTCGAGCGCTTCAGCAATTTTTGTAGTGAAGTCCTCAAGTGGCTTCAAACAGGCTGTCACGATTCTTTTGTAAGTTTCACCAGATTCCTCGAAGAAGGCACCCCGGCGCCAAGGTTCTATGTTACATTCAGATACTGCACACAAATCTTGGAAGGCAAGGTACTGCATGAGCGACCGTGGATCACTTAGCTCCAATGTTTCAAGGATATAATCAGTAGGATTAGTCTCTGCCGCAGCAGTGCTCTGAGGTGGAGTAAAACTGCACCTTCTTGTATGCACAACCTGAAATTTGTTAGAAGCAGTTGTATTAAAGATCTAAAGTTCAACAAAAGTCAAGCTGCAGAATCCAGATAGCGAAAGAACTGTACATCTAACAGGATGTTGTTTGATTTGAATAGCTGAGAACGAACCTGGACAAAATGATGGCTTATTTCCCAACAGAAAGAAACACCCGTGGTCACCATAAAGATGCCGATTTGGGTGATAATTTGGCTTCCAATGGATCCTCCAATTCTGAATTGCCGGGGAAGAATAAAAATCAGGACAAATGAAAGGCAGAAGGCCTGAAGCGACACCTTTAGAGCCCTTTTCATAGATGGTAGGAGCCCCATCTTCAATCCATAGAAGAGAGGTCGCTGGATAATTTAACAAAGTCAGAAGTAAGCAACTGGCAACATACTGAAGTAATTGCTGGTAAGAATTGTAAGATAGCAAGTGAACAAGCAAGCAAGTCTAAGATTATTAAGGGCTCAAAACTAACCAAACTTAGCTTTGAACAATTACAATTGCCCTAAGATCTGATTAACCTCCATTATGTACCCACCTAAATAAAAAAGAATATtgaagaaaattcgaaaaaaaggaGAGAACGTTACAGGCAAACGAATCTCTACAAATAACAGTGAAGATAACAAAGTGTCTGGCTGGAATTTGACCATAACGATATCCTCAGAGAAGTACAGACAGTGCTCCTATTAGTCTTATCAATTGTCGCATTCGAATTTCAAACTTAAAGTAGATGCGTGTCCAATAAATattgatccaaataatgcaacAATCCTGGCAGCCATCCCCTTCTCTGGTCAAACACCCTAGTAGGGTAAAATACCAGTGGTTGAAGCCACATATAACAAAACATATTCCTTCCTACGACTCGATAACAGAAGTCAGCAACAGAACCAATCATTCCTATGCAGTTAACCCTAATCCTAGTCATATGAATTCTAATCGTGACAAGTCAAATCCGAAGTGAAATTAGGGAAGACTCAAACAGTACATCTCGAAACCCTAGCTTTCCCCCCAATCTACTCACCTgcacgacggggaactggagcagCCACCTCCCACGCCCAAAGTAGTGGGCGGCGAACACCGCGCCCAGCACAGCGCCGCGGAACCCCAGCCCGGCGACGGCGGCCCACCCGGCGTCCTCGGGGACGAgggacgccgccgcggccacgcagagcgcgccggccgccgcgaggagggaggCCGCGAGCGCGCGCAGCGGCACCGGCGGCGGGCGCGGGTGGGGCgaggcggagatgaggaaggcgaGCGCGAGGAGCCCCGTGGCGGCGCAGGAGAGGAACGGGTGCAGCGCGAGGAGGAGGGCCGGGGGCACCCCGAGgctggcgtggcggcggcgcggggaggtcGCGAGGTGGATTACGGAGGCGGCCGCCGAGAGCGCGGCCTGGAAGGCGAAGACGGCGAGCCACCGCTGGCCGACGGCGTCGCGGGGAGCGCCGCGCGGCGGGGCCctgtccatggcggcggcggacgagggGTTTGGGAGCTTTTGAAtttcttttctcccctttttttctCTGGGATGGGAGGGTTTCAGCGCGTTTGAAACAAGAAGAGAAGGCGAGTGTGTTCGTGTGCCTACCTACTTTGTCTGTGTGTGGTTTGTTTGTCTGCGCGTTTTTCATGTCTTTTTGGAGACCAGCGAGGCTTTGATCGGTCAGCTCAGCTTAGTAGTTAAGCTAAGTCCGTCTTTAGGTAAACCAAAAGACCTAAGGGAGTAAATAACGAGAAACTACCATATTACAGGTGGTCATGTCTGAAAACTATTAATATTGGGCAAAGCGACACATAACTACCACTTCACGAGCATAGTCATGACAAAAAGCACTTATTTTGCTGATTAGCCGTGTTAAACCGTTTTCTGACCGTTCAGACCCACCTGTCGGGTTTACATGGCAGAAGAAACAGAAAGATCGAACCTCACTACAAGAATTTTATAACCTTTGAGGGTAGATTTGCAAAATCACCGAAGGGATAAGATTCCCATCTTCTCCCGATCTCCTGCCCGTCAccagcctcgccgccgccgtctccccgGTCCCCAGGCGCAGCAGGGACGACATCCCCGCCGCCATGCTCCTCCCGCTAAAGTTGCTTCGCTGCCCCTGGCTAGCCCCACCTCAGCAGCTCGCCGCAGCCACCGGAGGGCCGATGGCCGCCGCCCCTGGCCAGCCCCACCTCAGGCGCCCACGGAGGACACTTCTGCACGTCGCAGCGGCCGCTGGCCATCGAGGGAGCGAGTGTGACCCTCAGCCTTGCTCCTCCGCGACCACGGGAAGGAGCTCCTCTCCACGGGATGACCTCGgcgggcggaggtggaggcgcgggagGAGGTGCGCGGGCAGCAAGTCGGCCTTGGCGAGCCATACGAACTGCTCAAGGAAGTAGTAGACGCCCTCGCCGCCGTAAGCGTGGAGTACgagtggcggcgggaggagggggcTGCGGCCGACGCGAAGGGTGTTGACGTCCTGCACGAACTTGCCGAGGCGGAAGGCCTTGCGGTTGAGGCCGACGCTGGACTCGAAGGACTTGAGCCGCGGAGGCGGCCGGGGTCAGTGGCGGCACGCAGCGAGCGCGAGATCTTGAGCAGCTTGTCGACCGTCGTGGCGGGCCAGGTGGGCCTCAAGGTGGACGAGGAAGTCCCGGGGAGGCGcgtgcatggcggcggcggccttgcaAGTCCGAGGGTCGGAGACGGAGGCCATGGCAGGGCGGGCGCCGGGGGCGGAGCAACCGCTGTCGATCGGGGCGCAGCAACTTGATTGCTTTTAGACAACTAGcataagtgcccgtgcgttgcatcggaatCGGAGAAATAAAGACTCAAACGCTCCGCTAAATCACATGGGATGATAttttcttctttgtgccatcatcGATGATGGTGGTCACATTTTCTACCATTCATGATAAACTTGATTAGTCCTAAGAAGATGATTTTGTGAGGATCTCGCTGCATCGACTCGTGTCTGGGGTGTTACGGAACAAAGgtcacttattaaaaaataatggaTCAAGATTTTATAAATTAGGCTTTTGTTGAAAAACCTTTCACTACTCAAATTTTGGCCCAAAGTAAATTGACTTTCTAACTAAATTATGGTGCGGTGCCGATTTTCTATGAAGAGATATAGGAAGTCCCGACATAATGGCTAGTGTTTTGATATTTTTTGAATCGTCGTCTTTTTATCATTTTGTGATCCGCAAAATTAAATCATATTTTAAAGTAATATTTATCTATAATATATGCACTACTTTAATAATATACACTGAAAAGGAGCACAATAATATGTTAAATAAAAATCAGCAATGAAGAAATAAATTAAAGATTCCGATTGTGTACACTCTTTTTTCTGAGTAAAATAGTCACACACTGCCGTTCTCCATCGCGAGTACCTCAATTGCTCCAGCTGCTCtactcccctcctcctccccaaaTCCTAAAATTCCCTGAGAAGGTGCAGCGCTCGCGGTGGAGCTACCGGGCACCAGCGGGTGGTGGTATCGCTTCTTTACTGCTGCAGCAAATCCGAGGTGGGGCACACTCGGCGGCTGTTTAGGGGCATGTAGAGGAGGAGCACCAGGGCCACGACCCTCTGGCCGGCCGGTGCAAAGCCGCTGCGTCGCCTGCGACTCTGGCAGCGGTCCACATACACACAACACGCACACTGCGCAGGCACGATTCCAGCGGCGAGCGAGGCCGCCGCCCGCCTTGACATCCCTCCGCTGCTAACTGTCCACACCGGCTGCGAATCTCGCCTTTCGGTTGTCGCCTCCCTCTGCTGCTAACTGTCCATGACTCTCCAGTTCCGGCTGTCGCCGAAGGTCGCTGCGAGCGatggaggcaggggaagttgattCGTTGGTGTGTTGTTGATTCGTTGGTCTGTTGTCTAAACAGACCGTTTCTCGGCGCTCGACCGCCGAACAATCAAACTGCAGAGTGCTTAGCGGAGACCACCATCCAACCATGACGAGTAGAGTACCCAGCGAAACTCTGCAAGCTCACTTTGTCACGGATGAAGTACAATCTTGTGCCCTGTCTCTGAACCAGAAGCACGAATCAGATGGGATCTCAATGACTCCTTGTACCTCTCCACTCCCAACCGTCATGGATCaatcagaaggaggagccgatctCTCTGGCCGCCGCCTGATCAGTTTCTGAGAGGGATCCGGCCGTCGCCGGGGCACAATCTCACCCTGTCGCCAATATGTTCGTCTGCCAACACCGCCGGGGCCGGGAAGCCTCTTGCCTCCTTCAGCTTGTACCATCCATGAAGGGAGGTTCGACCTCAACAAAAAAATGTTTCCTCCTCGTCATAGGCATATAGCCACACAGAGGAGGCGGGAGATCGAGGCAGGGCAGTACATGCGGCCAGAAAATTAGCCAGCGAGCCGCCTGTCTCCCTCGTAGCCTTAGGTGTCCGTTGACCTGCTGGAtggacccggccgccgccgcaacTATGTGCCTCTATCAACGCCGTTGGGGCTGGGCAAACCCTCCCGCTCGTAGCCATACTCATCCTCGTAGAGGGCCGCCTCGTCTCCTCCCGGAACGGACCCGACCGCCGGCCGGCTGCCGTACAAGAACCGATCTAGATGGGGGTAGATATTCTTGCCAGAAGCGCCACGCGGAGCTCAGCATCTAGATGCGCCGCGCCGTCCGCGAGTTTGCTCTCAGAGGGCCGATCTTAACCAAAAGCGGGACGCATGTTGCTATTTATTTTCCGATCGGGGAGGAGAGTCAGCGGAGTTCGTCCCTGTTACGATGGAGAAGAAACAGCGGGGACTATTCACGATCAATCAACACCACGGGAGGGGTAAAGTGCAAAATGTCGAACGAACCGGTATCAGGACAGGTGCAGTATTaagtgatttggtgggagggtaaatcggTCCAAATaaatgttggacgaaaattttggcagaaaccttagctcctttattattaggtatagactagcaaaagtgcccgtgcgttgcaccgggataaaTAAATATTCCAATGCTCATGTAAAGTATTTGTGTTAACACTTTTCGTCTTAGCCACCATCGTAATCAATACTAAAAGTCTGTCAGTGATATGCCATTGTGGCACACTGCATATGCTTTTCTTGATATAAGTTTGTCCCATTAATCAACCACGCTTTCACTGGCTCACCTAACCGCCGATTCAATCACGCTGCACCGTACATACGGTAGTGCCGACTCA includes:
- the LOC124687364 gene encoding uncharacterized protein LOC124687364, with product MDRAPPRGAPRDAVGQRWLAVFAFQAALSAAASVIHLATSPRRRHASLGVPPALLLALHPFLSCAATGLLALAFLISASPHPRPPPVPLRALAASLLAAAGALCVAAAASLVPEDAGWAAVAGLGFRGAVLGAVFAAHYFGRGRWLLQFPVVQRPLFYGLKMGLLPSMKRALKVSLQAFCLSFVLIFILPRQFRIGGSIGSQIITQIGIFMVTTGVSFCWEISHHFVQVVHTRRCSFTPPQSTAAAETNPTDYILETLELSDPRSLMQYLAFQDLCAVSECNIEPWRRGAFFEESGETYKRIVTACLKPLEDFTTKIAEALEGFSSDKPELLSQQSKLYGAFSDAQICSWCARTLATLTARSRREDRYGVAQLTGCNAAVMSTLLSALVAVEACLGKKTNPQPVHSLGPASIRWGNFSTAKKGNVTAIASTQRGGLHTKAYLMADVFRTSIYQIVSAFLDDMRANAKSSSLEKNWISEGRKPIFGSPAVLVQKLSLFTEYHAV
- the LOC124687363 gene encoding protein OXIDATIVE STRESS 3 LIKE 2-like, coding for MATQMDAYLLLGRAAWMAPKIAYHDEQDDDDIGSASDSDSEATSSSSDLADDATSSSSSSSADDLFEMSALMTQLPIKRGLSRFFDGKSQSFASLAAVGSLEDLAKPARKRLNPSRSCGGGLAARRDRVLSPRRHCPKAARKAAARAALSVLGGGGSPRRVIVGNVLLVS